One stretch of Leucoraja erinacea ecotype New England unplaced genomic scaffold, Leri_hhj_1 Leri_358S, whole genome shotgun sequence DNA includes these proteins:
- the LOC129693584 gene encoding C-X-C chemokine receptor type 2-like yields MKYVTLQLRHFTFSNLCFLQEMMGQSFNLDDHEFDNIFENYSYEYDFEPNVSPCIPLAKNSLNMMLAVVYSLVCLLAVTGNLLVLVVILHNRRTISSTDVYLLHLATADLLFALTLPFWAVDAMSGWVFGDAMCKVISMLQEVNFYSGILLLACISVDRYLAIVRSAQLHGHKRPWMVKLVCAIVWFMALLLSLPVLYKGEWTHGARTLCYENLDGQSADIWRTATRFVRHVIGFLMPLATMVFCYSVTVWKLCQTKGFQKQKAMKVIIAVVLAFLVCWLPHNVTVLVDTLMRSKLIEDSCAKRDHVDRALSATQTLGFTHSCINPILYAFIGVKFRRNLVKILAKSGIVRRAIISKYRRSMSSISESGLISTAIYMDHDGNARATN; encoded by the coding sequence ATGAAATACGTAACGCTACAGTTAAGACATTTCACCTTCTCCAATCTGTGTTTCCTACAGGAAATGATGGGTCAAAGCTTCAATCTAGATGACCATGaatttgacaatatctttgaaaACTATTCGTACGAGTACGATTTTGAACCCAACGTATCTCCCTGCATCCCCCTGGCGAAGAATTCGCTCAACATGATGTTGGCGGTGGTCTACAGCCTGGTGTGTCTCTTGGCCGTGACGGGGAACCTGTTGGTGTTGGTGGTCATCCTTCACAACCGCCGCACCATCTCGTCCACGGACGTCTACCTGCTCCATCTGGCCACGGCCGACCTGCTCTTTGCCCTCACCCTGCCCTTCTGGGCAGTGGACGCCATGTCTGGCTGGGTGTTTGGTGACGCCATGTGTAAGGTGATCAGTATGTTGCAGGAGGTGAACTTTTACAGTGGCATCCTCCTGCTGGCCTGCATCAGCGTGGACCGCTACCTGGCCATTGTCCGCTCTGCCCAGTTGCACGGCCACAAGAGACCGTGGATGGTCAAACTGGTGTGTGCCATCGTCTGGTTCATGGCCCTGCTCCTGTCCTTGCCCGTCCTCTACAAGGGTGAGTGGACCCACGGCGCCAGGACCCTGTGCTACGAGAACCTCGACGGACAATCGGCCGACATCTGGAGAACCGCCACCAGGTTTGTACGGCACGTGATTGGCTTCCTCATGCCGCTGGCCACCATGGTCTTCTGCTACTCCGTCACCGTGTGGAAACTGTGCCAGACCAAGGGCTTCCAAAAGCAGAAAGCCATGAAGGTCATCATCGCGGTGGTACTGGCCTTCCTGGTGTGCTGGCTGCCCCACAACGTCACGGTGCTGGTCGACACGCTGATGAGGAGCAAACTCATCGAAGACTCTTGCGCCAAACGTGACCATGTGGACAGGGCTCTGTCCGCCACCCAAACCCTCGGCTTCACGCACAGCTGCATCAACCCAATCCTCTACGCATTCATCGGGGTGAAGTTCAGGAGGAACCTGGTGAAGATCTTGGCTAAATCTGGAATCGTGAGGCGAGCGATCATCTCCAAGTACAGGAGGTCCATGTCGTCCATCTCTGAATCTGGCCTCATCTCCACCGCCATCTACATGGACCACGATGGAAACGCCCGGGCCACTAACTAA